TTATAGTTATGATTGGATTTGCCATGATATGTGTAATCGGCATGTTAATATATTTTTTAATAAATAAATCTATGAAGCCTATTATACAAATGGCTGAGGTTACAAAAGACGTAGCTTCAGGGAATTTACAGGTGAAAGTGGATGTAAAGAGTAATGATGAAATAGGCATTCTTGCGGATAATTTTAATCATATGATTGAAAATATGCGAGGCGTATTAGGAGAAATGAATGAAATGGGAATGACGGTAGCTTCAACATCACAGCAAATGATGGCTTCAACAGAGGAGGCTGGCAAAGTTTCAGAACAAGTAGCAAATACCATATCAGAACTAGCAAAGGGAGCTACGGAACAGGCATCTTCTACTCAAAGGAGTAGTCATATGGTAAATCAATTAATAACTGGAATTACCGAAATAGCTGAATCTACTAATGGGGCAGAAAAAGTTACTGTTATTGCAAAGGAAACGGTTGATGCAGGAATACAAATTGTAGAATATCAAAAGAATAAAACCTTAGAAAACAAGCAGGCATCTGTAAATGTTGGAAATGAAATATTTGCATTATCAGAGAAATCACAACAGATTGGACAAATTGTAGAGTTAATAAGGAGTATTGCAGAACAAACTAATTTGCTAGCGTTAAATGCAGCTATTGAAGCAGCCAGAGCAGGAGAACAGGGAAGAGGATTTGCTGTTGTTGCTGAAGAAGTAAGGAAATTAGCGGAAGAATCAAGTACAGCAACACAAAATATTGGTGACCTTATAAACCAAATACAAACAGGCGTAGAAAATGCTGTAAAAGAAATGGGTAAGGCAAAAACTGTGGTAGATGAACAAGAGAGAGCTGTAGAGCAAACAGTAAAGGTATTTGATGACACATTAAAAGCTGTTGAACATATTACAAATACGGTAAAAGAAGCTAGACAGGCTTGTGAAATCTTAAATGAAAGTTCACAGGTAGTAGGGGATAATATAGATAATATTGCAAGTATCACACAACAAAATGCTGCTGGAACTGAAGAAGTGGCAGCTTCTACAGAAGAACAAACAGCTACGTTAGAGCAACTATCAGCATCAGCAGAACAACTTGCAAATCTTTCAGGTAAACTGCAGGAATCTATACAGAGATTTAATATATAATGGAGTAGGAGCTAAATAATTATAAATTGACTATATAGATAATCACATATTTTTTGAATATGTGATTTTTTTATTGAAATAAGAAATATTAGTAAATATAAGAAATGATTAACAACCTGTGACTTATGGCCTAATTATAAAAATTGGGCCACATAGATATATGCAAAAAGAAGGATATTGTTGAAATGAATCGAAATACATTGAAATATAATATTTTTGAGAGAAATTTCACAATCATATAAATGTTAATATGGCCATAATAGAAAACTTATTGAAAGATAAGGATTCAAAAACAGGAATATAAGGTGCATAAATCACTATAATGGCTAGTTTGTCAAATTTTTAAATATAAAGCTGTCCTACAATAGGACTTTTTATAATTATAAAAATAGGGTGAGGTTCTACCAGTTA
The nucleotide sequence above comes from Anaeromicrobium sediminis. Encoded proteins:
- a CDS encoding methyl-accepting chemotaxis protein; its protein translation is MKSLKYKITIPVVIFAIIGILILSGTAYFQAKKIIINDVEQIAQSKVDKLVILADDKIHEWKEVIELLSSIDAVRNMDYEGLKKFISYNDHTFNQFEAIIISDKDGKYLSTNGKGGNIADRNYFPKVMAGQIVVSEAVISKSTGNPIVVVGAPIKDDSGNVVGLIGGTVNLSRITDLVNAEKLGDTGYAYMIDQEGLIMAHPKEEFILNENFLNSKSKTLVEITKKMIKGETGVDSYEFEGTDKIAAYKPLHSTGWSIAMTTYYSEVTASVSKFRNVIVMIGFAMICVIGMLIYFLINKSMKPIIQMAEVTKDVASGNLQVKVDVKSNDEIGILADNFNHMIENMRGVLGEMNEMGMTVASTSQQMMASTEEAGKVSEQVANTISELAKGATEQASSTQRSSHMVNQLITGITEIAESTNGAEKVTVIAKETVDAGIQIVEYQKNKTLENKQASVNVGNEIFALSEKSQQIGQIVELIRSIAEQTNLLALNAAIEAARAGEQGRGFAVVAEEVRKLAEESSTATQNIGDLINQIQTGVENAVKEMGKAKTVVDEQERAVEQTVKVFDDTLKAVEHITNTVKEARQACEILNESSQVVGDNIDNIASITQQNAAGTEEVAASTEEQTATLEQLSASAEQLANLSGKLQESIQRFNI